TAAGTTATTGAACATTATTCAACTGAATGCTTCAGATTCCAAAAATGAATTACTGTCAGCAAGCATTGAGCAAAAATCAAAAGAGTTAAGACCAATTAAATTTCGGAGGGCTATAGTTTTTAAAAATAATGTCTCATATTTAAAATATTTATTGATCCCTGTAATGATCTGGTTTATTGTATGGATCACCGGAAACAATTCTGTATTTACCAAAAGCCTGAACAGGGTAGTGCACCATCAGACTGCTTTTGAACCTCCGGCGCCGTTTCGGTTTATCATTCTGAATGACTCATTGGAAACGGTTCAGGATCAGTCCTATGAATTGAAATACACAACAGAAGGAGAAATTGTTCCCGAGAATTCGAGAGTAATCATTGGAGATAATTCTTTTTATGCCTTACCCGATGAGGACGGAAATATGATGTTTACATTTGAGATACCACAAAACGATATTGAGTTTCGTCTTCAAGGAGGGTCTGTCAGGTCCAGAACGTATAAATTGAAGGTTTTATCCGCCCCTAAGATTACTGAATTTATTATGGTACTCAAGTACCCTGATTATTTAAACAAGCCAACAGATACCATAAGAAACACCGGTAACGCCTCGATTCCGGTGGGTACGAAAGTGAACTGGATCATTGGTTCTCAAAATGCTGAGACCATTGATCTTGAGGTAAAAGGATTCAAAAAGGAATTGGTACTGGAAGGGGTGAAGACAGGTAACAGCTTTTCTTTCTCCCGGGAGGTCTTACAAAGTTTAACCTATGAAGTAAGATCCTCAAATCAGGATTTAAAAGACTATGAGGTATTGAGCTATGAGCTTGGTGTGGTGAAAGACGAATTTCCAAAAATAAATGTACAATCTGATATTGATTCGGTTAGCAGGGGCCCCGTGCAGTTTAGAGGGCAACTGACAGATGACTATGGAATTTCAAGAGTACAGATCGTTGCCAAAGATTTGCAAAATGGAAAATTAAGCCAGGGCCAGATAAATACTGGTAATTCGGACTTCGAGGAATTCTTTTATGTGTTTCCACAAGGAATACTCCTGGAGGAAGGACATTCCTATGAATTGTATTTTGAAGTTTTTGATAACGATAGGATCAAGGGTCCAAAAAAAGTCAAATCAAGAAGTTTTACCTATCGTTACATGACGCAGGAAGAAGAAGAAGAAGAGATCCTCCAAGAACAGATTGAAGGGATCAATAAAATGGAAGATTCGCGGGAGTCCGGGCAAAAGCTTGAAAAATCACTTGACGAATTTTCCAAAAAATTAAAGAATAAAGAAGAAACAGATTGGAACGATAAAAAGGAATTGAAGGATTTTCTTGAAAGGCAGAAGTCTTATGATCAAATGCTGGAGAAAAATGCCGAGAAAATGAAGGATAATCTTGAGGAAATTAATCCGGATGATGATGAATCTTTAAAGGAAAAGCAGGAAGAGCTAAAGAATCGTTGGGAAGAGGTATCGGACTATAAAGAGAAAGAAGAGCTGATCAAGGAATTGGAAGAATTGGCAGAGAAGCTCGAAAAAGAGGATCTTCTGGAAAAAATTGATAAGCTAAAAGAGCAAAGTAAACAGGAAAAGAGGTCACTTGAAAGGATTTTGGAGCTGACCAAACAGTTTTATGTTGAGAAAAAATCGGCTCAGATCATGAACAAACTAAATGAACTCTCAGAGGAGCAGTTAGATTTGAGCACTGAAGAAAGGAATTCAAAGAAGGAACAGGAAAAGCTGAATGAAAAGTTTGATTCAATTCGAAGAGATTTTGAAGAGTTAAGGAAGCAAAACGAGGACCTAAAAAACCCTATGGATATTTTTGATAGTGAACCCGATGAGAAGTTGATTAATATGGATATGGAAAATGCTCAGGAGCTTTTGGAAAAAAGTGAGGGGGGAGATGAACAAGATCAAAAGAATAATTTAAACAAAGCCAAGAATAAACAGAGACAGGCCTCCAGGCGGATGGAAGAGTTGAGTAAGAAAATGGAATCGGGCCTAATGGAAATGGAAATGCAGGGTGTACAGGAGAACATTGAGGACCTGCAGCAGATTCTGAAAAACCTGTTGCTTTTTTCAATGGATCAGGAAGATCTAATGCTTTCATTTGATCAGGTAGATGCACGCAGTGCGGATTTTCCTAAAAAATTAAAAGAACAGATCAAATTAAAGGAACACTTTGAGCACATCGATGATAGTCTTTATGCCTTGTCACTTAGGATGGTTGAATTGAGTTCAAAAATACAGGAGGATTTGAGTAATGTGCATTATAATCTGGATAAGTCCTTAGAAAATATTGCTGAAAACCGCATCCAGCAGGGTATGAGCAATCAGCAATATACTATGACCTCAGCCAATAATCTGGCAGATCTGTTAAGCGATATGCTGCAAAGTTTACAGAATCAGAAGCCTGGATCAGGCAAAGGAAAGGGAAAAGAAGGGGAAATGAATTTACCCGATATCATTAAACAACAGCAGGAGATTATGAAAAAGATGGAAGATGGAATGCAGGGTAAAGAAGGTCAGGGCCAAAAGGGAAAAGAGGCGATGAGCGGGGAGCAATTTCAACTTTTTCAAGAACAAAAAATGTTAAGAGAACAGTTGCAGGAACTTTTGGATAGAGAAGGGAGCGGAAACAGGGAAGGGAAGAAGGCCCTTGACCAAATGGAAGAACTGGAAAAGATCCTGTTGGAAAGAGGAATCACAAAGGAGACGCTTGAAAGGATGCAGGAACTTGAGCATGAACTTTTAGAACTTGAAAATGCAGACCTAACCAGAAATAAGGATAAGAAGAGAGAGTCTGAAACGAACAGGTTAAATGAATCAGAGCGGGAAATTAAGGCTCTTGAAGATTTGTACAAAAAGGGGTCCGAGGATGAGCAGTTAAAACGAAATAGACTTGAGTTGTCACCCGATTACAAAGCGAAAGTGAAAAAGTATTTTGATCAGGAAATAAAATAGAGAATGATAGAATATAATTTTGTAGGAAGGTTTCAGTTGGATGAATGTGATAATATTTCGAACTGGATCCAGTATGTATTAGATGAAGAGGGAAAGGATTTAGGAGAAATCAATTACATTTTTTGCGATGATGATTATCTTTTGGAAATTAACCGTAAAGAGTTGAAGCACAATACTTTAACGGACATTATTAGTTTTGATTTTACCTTGGGCA
This DNA window, taken from Lutimonas zeaxanthinifaciens, encodes the following:
- the ybeY gene encoding rRNA maturation RNase YbeY, encoding MIEYNFVGRFQLDECDNISNWIQYVLDEEGKDLGEINYIFCDDDYLLEINRKELKHNTLTDIISFDFTLGTVVSGDIYISFERVKDNAVQIGVDFRDELHRVMVHGVLHYCGYGDKSAEEKREMRKKEDYYLSLRTF
- a CDS encoding DUF4175 family protein gives rise to the protein MEHFQNIHDKLKAFIRKYYTNEIIKGGIFFLAFGFLYLLLTLAVEHYFWLEPIARTVLFWLFIGIEFYFLFRFILIPVMKLIGIRKGISNQEASKIIGAHFSEVEDKLLNIIQLNASDSKNELLSASIEQKSKELRPIKFRRAIVFKNNVSYLKYLLIPVMIWFIVWITGNNSVFTKSLNRVVHHQTAFEPPAPFRFIILNDSLETVQDQSYELKYTTEGEIVPENSRVIIGDNSFYALPDEDGNMMFTFEIPQNDIEFRLQGGSVRSRTYKLKVLSAPKITEFIMVLKYPDYLNKPTDTIRNTGNASIPVGTKVNWIIGSQNAETIDLEVKGFKKELVLEGVKTGNSFSFSREVLQSLTYEVRSSNQDLKDYEVLSYELGVVKDEFPKINVQSDIDSVSRGPVQFRGQLTDDYGISRVQIVAKDLQNGKLSQGQINTGNSDFEEFFYVFPQGILLEEGHSYELYFEVFDNDRIKGPKKVKSRSFTYRYMTQEEEEEEILQEQIEGINKMEDSRESGQKLEKSLDEFSKKLKNKEETDWNDKKELKDFLERQKSYDQMLEKNAEKMKDNLEEINPDDDESLKEKQEELKNRWEEVSDYKEKEELIKELEELAEKLEKEDLLEKIDKLKEQSKQEKRSLERILELTKQFYVEKKSAQIMNKLNELSEEQLDLSTEERNSKKEQEKLNEKFDSIRRDFEELRKQNEDLKNPMDIFDSEPDEKLINMDMENAQELLEKSEGGDEQDQKNNLNKAKNKQRQASRRMEELSKKMESGLMEMEMQGVQENIEDLQQILKNLLLFSMDQEDLMLSFDQVDARSADFPKKLKEQIKLKEHFEHIDDSLYALSLRMVELSSKIQEDLSNVHYNLDKSLENIAENRIQQGMSNQQYTMTSANNLADLLSDMLQSLQNQKPGSGKGKGKEGEMNLPDIIKQQQEIMKKMEDGMQGKEGQGQKGKEAMSGEQFQLFQEQKMLREQLQELLDREGSGNREGKKALDQMEELEKILLERGITKETLERMQELEHELLELENADLTRNKDKKRESETNRLNESEREIKALEDLYKKGSEDEQLKRNRLELSPDYKAKVKKYFDQEIK